DNA sequence from the Pempheris klunzingeri isolate RE-2024b chromosome 9, fPemKlu1.hap1, whole genome shotgun sequence genome:
AAAGCATCCAGCTGTTACAGCCTCTCGCACAAAACTCACAGTTTCTTTAAAGAGATTCATAAGACCGACAATATGCAACAAACATTCTCACCTCTGTCTTCAGACTTGGTGCTGCGTCGGATCAAAAAGCAGAAGGGCTGGAGCATCAGCCAACACACGccatcccctccctcctccacttctAATACCATTCACTCTGTCTCCCCGCCTTCTCACGTTCTCACCGACTCTCTCACttactctctttttttgtgtaGAATCGCCATTTTCTGTATCCTGTGTAATGATATTTACTTTGATTTCTCCCCGTGTTCTCTTTATATGTCGGCCTGTCttgctctctgcctgtgtctccTCTGTACTGGGGGTTTCAGCACACATAGCACTTCCTGTGAGTGTGGGGGTGTGGTTTACAAGAATGTCTGACACCATGACTTCTGCTATTAGGGCTACTGTTGTCCTTGTCGACGATGTGTGTGAACCATGCGTGTCCTTCTGATGATAGATGAAaacatatgtatacatatgtaATAATATGTACGTAATATATCCCGACTGGGAACTGATACTGAAACTAGaaggtgttgtttttttaacctctCACATATTTCACAACACAATGTTTTTAGTTACTAAATAGCagataaatgtgattaaaactGGAGTATGACAGCTTAGAGATAAGATGTGGGCACATTTTGTGGCAGGTGAATCAAACACCTGGCAGTCTTTCCTAAGGTGGGCTGCCTGGGGGTGGGGGTCGCCTCAGAGTTGGCCCAGACTTGGGTTGAGCAGATGCACGAAGAGGTGGGTGAGGTTTTTAAAACCGGTAACTGCCAGAGTTTGGCAGTTACTGTTTGTTGAAGCTGCTGCAACTGCTGTCAACTGTCTTTCCCACATCATCCTGCGAGAGGAAGTACAGCAAATATGAGATAACGCCTGTTTTTATCTACTGTCACCCAAAGGAAACCTCATTATGAAGAAAACTTAGATACACAATAGAGACCAGCATTGTACCAGATAAGACAGAAAGCACAGATTGGATTTTATTTACAATACATATACAAATAGCTTTGACATTTATGAGATAGCTTATTTAAAATTGTTCCATTTTTTACTGAAGATTCACAAGCTGTAGGCAATCTAAGATAGGCAGGATATTCACATAGATATTGTGAGCGTACACATCAGTTGACGATTTAATATTTGTTTCAGAGGTCGGAGCTCTTTGGTCCAGTTGGTATTCAGACAGCGGTGACATGTGAAATAATCTCATTGTCTGACTCTGATCTTGTCAGCCTGTTTTCAAGTTCAACAGAATGCATCACGGATGTATTTGTTCGGTTTGGCCGCGTCATTCcctgaaaaaaatacacaaaaaaaacaatgctagTCCCTGTCCGAGCAGCTACTCTCCATGCTCATCAGTCTGTGCTGTGCGGGCCGCTGGGTCGGGGAGCTGATcggggaggagaggagcgtggaggtgaaggaggaggtgcGCCTGGTGAGGTGCAATCTGAACTCAGCTGTTAGAAAGTAATAAAGCAGAGGGTTGAGGCAGCAGCTCAGGCTGGCCATGCACAGGGACACGGGGTGGAACTGACGCACAGCCATTCTCGTCGCACAGTGGGACACTATGCCCTGCGACACCATCAGGTAGAGCAGGAAGTTGAGATGGTAGGGGGCAAAGCAGAGCAAGAAGAGGGCAGAGCAGCTCAGCACCATCTGCAGAGCACGACGCTTCTCACTATTTGCCTGCTTTTCATGGTATTTATCCGCCTGACAGTTGGAGGTGACTGACTGGAGCCGGCTGCGCCCTGAGGAGTTGCTTGTGGTCGAGTTTTgctgatcctgggtctgtttcTGGTTGAGGGACCGGGCAATGCGGATGGAGCTGTAACTGATGCAGGCCAAAGGAAGCAAGAAACCAAACAGCTCAGCGAGAGCCATCATGGTGACCGCCATAGAGAGGGGCAGGCGGCGCATGGGCAAGTCCTTAAAACATCCCACTCTGGTAGAGCTGGGGCTGGAGACTGGCCTCAATCTGCTGGGGCTTGTACTCCAAGGTGGTGCGTAAAACTTGGTGTAAACCAAAGGATGCTGGGTAGAAGCATCCAGAGAATAGGACATGTTATGGACTGTCTGcacactactgctgctgctgctgctgctgctgcgcatCAGGATGAAAGGTGAGCAGGCCAGACTGACCAACACCCACACTATGATACTGATCAGCAGGTCGTAACGCCGCCTCCACCGGCGGGCGAAGAATGGGTTGAGCAGGAAGACACACCTCTGCATGCTGAtacacacctggacacagaGGAAACAGTGACATGAAAATTATCAACCAGATTTAGCGAACCAGAAGTGAATTTGTTCTGAGAACTGAGAAAGGAGTCACAGGCTTTGACTCAAATGACTTCCTGTTAGACCTAAAGTCATGCATCACACATTTGACTCTTTGAGAAATTGCTAAGTTTCTTCCCAGGATTCCAGGTGTATTTTCGCTTTTCTTACCAGGAACACAATGGCGGCGTACATGTTGAGGTATTTGAGGTAGAAGCAGAACAGACAGAGGCCTCGTCCAAAgggccaggtgtgtgtgaagtaatAGTAAATCctgagggggagagacaggATGTGGGCCAGGTCCGCTAACGCCAGGTTTATCATGAAGATCACCGCCTTGGTCTTCTTACTGTGGAGGCACGTGCAGAGGAGTTAGCCGTGTCCACAATGCAAGTGAGGCTCtctgcatgtaaatgtgtgtttgtgcgtg
Encoded proteins:
- the p2ry10 gene encoding putative P2Y purinoceptor 10; amino-acid sequence: MTVNASGWREESPANSPSHCGHNMTSWEQSMDKMYTYFYLLLFIPGLLLNTTALWVLCRHISKKTKAVIFMINLALADLAHILSLPLRIYYYFTHTWPFGRGLCLFCFYLKYLNMYAAIVFLVCISMQRCVFLLNPFFARRWRRRYDLLISIIVWVLVSLACSPFILMRSSSSSSSSSVQTVHNMSYSLDASTQHPLVYTKFYAPPWSTSPSRLRPVSSPSSTRVGCFKDLPMRRLPLSMAVTMMALAELFGFLLPLACISYSSIRIARSLNQKQTQDQQNSTTSNSSGRSRLQSVTSNCQADKYHEKQANSEKRRALQMVLSCSALFLLCFAPYHLNFLLYLMVSQGIVSHCATRMAVRQFHPVSLCMASLSCCLNPLLYYFLTAEFRLHLTRRTSSFTSTLLSSPISSPTQRPAQHRLMSMESSCSDRD